CAGCGTTGGAAAATTGGTAATTGGAAAAGATACATTTAAATCTTGTACACCATTGGGTATAACGGAATTAATAAAACGATATGGAATTGAAACAAAAGGAAAACATGTTGTTGTAGTTGGCAGAAGTAATATAGTTGGAAAACCAATTGCTAATTTAATGTTACAAAAAGAAGATGGAGCAAATTCAATTGTAACAATTTGTCATTCTGCTGCAAAAGATATTTCCGTTTACACAAAACAAGCGGATATTTTAATTGCTGCAATTGGTAAAGCAAATTTTATTACGAAAGAAATGGTTAAAGAAAAAGTTGTTATAATTGATGTTGGCATAAATCGTATTGAAGATCAAAATAGTAAAAATGGATATAAATTAGTTGGAGATGTTGATTTTAATGGAGTTTCTGAAAAAGCATCTTTTATTACTCCGGTTCCCGGCGGAGTTGGACCAATGACAATTGCAATGTTGTTAAGTAATACTTATAAAGCATATACTTTGAAGGAAATAATAAATTAGATTTTTATGGAAAATGTTATAGATAAAATTGTAAATCAAGTTTTTACCGAAAAAGCATTACATGATTTTTATTGTGTTGGCGAAACTTGCAAAGGTTGGGAAAGAAATGTTGTTGATCAACCAATAGCAATAAATAAAATTGTTGAAAATGGTGCAGAAAGAATTTCTGCTGGCAAAGGCATAGGTAGTGAAATTAGAGATATTTCGTTAGCAAGAATGATTGATCACACAATGCTTAAACCGGAAGCAACTCCCCAAGAAATTACAACATTATGTGAAGAAGCAAGAACTTATAATTTTGCTAGTGTTTGTGTAAATCCAAGTTATGTTCCGCTTTGTCACCAATTATTATTCGGAACACAAGTTAAAGTTTGTACGGTAATTGGATTTCCATTGGGTGCAACAACAACAGCAACAAAAAGAGCTGAAGCAGAAGAAGCACTAAATAATGGTGCTGAAGAAATTGATATGGTTATTAATATCGGAAAGTTAAAAGCCGGTGAATATGATTA
The nucleotide sequence above comes from Ignavibacteriota bacterium. Encoded proteins:
- the folD gene encoding bifunctional methylenetetrahydrofolate dehydrogenase/methenyltetrahydrofolate cyclohydrolase FolD; this encodes MQIIDGKKISAEIKEEIKSKINLLKENGEKVPGLVTILVGENPASKVYVNSKIKSCAEIGMHSKLEKLDENISEDELLKIIENYNNDDYFHGILVQLPLPKHIDEDKIIEAINPQKDVDGFHPISVGKLVIGKDTFKSCTPLGITELIKRYGIETKGKHVVVVGRSNIVGKPIANLMLQKEDGANSIVTICHSAAKDISVYTKQADILIAAIGKANFITKEMVKEKVVIIDVGINRIEDQNSKNGYKLVGDVDFNGVSEKASFITPVPGGVGPMTIAMLLSNTYKAYTLKEIIN
- the deoC gene encoding deoxyribose-phosphate aldolase, which translates into the protein MENVIDKIVNQVFTEKALHDFYCVGETCKGWERNVVDQPIAINKIVENGAERISAGKGIGSEIRDISLARMIDHTMLKPEATPQEITTLCEEARTYNFASVCVNPSYVPLCHQLLFGTQVKVCTVIGFPLGATTTATKRAEAEEALNNGAEEIDMVINIGKLKAGEYDYVFNDINQIALAAKSKNAVLKVIIETALLSDEEKIKACILSKQAKADFVKTSTGFSKGGATASDIALMRYVVGSSVGVKASGGVRTFEDAELMIKSGADRIGASASVKIVSGDKSKSEGY